From Vicinamibacterales bacterium, the proteins below share one genomic window:
- a CDS encoding SpoIID/LytB domain-containing protein: MAHPGRVMLPGSVARATPASVRVQVREGKALVVREVPLERYVIAAALSEVHPAPGEDALAARIYEVQSVIARSYAAANRGRHARDGFDLCSTTHCQVYEPARLTTSRWASIARSAAQRTEGEVLWFADAPARAVFHADCGGHTSAAGAVWGGVAPAYLAARQDAVDPGAHAMWTYEAGADALRAALNADVRTAVGARLDRIEVAGRDGAGRAEQIVLRGSRTFVVRGEVFRDIVTRRLGARSLRSTLFSVSRSGRTFVFSGKGFGHGVGLCQAGAIARLRAGQSPAQVLEFYFPGTSLH, encoded by the coding sequence GTGGCTCATCCGGGGCGGGTGATGCTTCCCGGATCGGTCGCGCGGGCGACCCCCGCGTCAGTGCGGGTGCAGGTGCGCGAAGGCAAGGCCCTCGTCGTCCGCGAGGTTCCGCTCGAGCGCTATGTGATCGCGGCGGCGTTGTCGGAGGTCCATCCCGCGCCGGGCGAGGATGCGCTGGCGGCCCGCATCTACGAGGTGCAGAGCGTCATCGCCCGCAGCTATGCGGCGGCGAATCGCGGGCGCCATGCCAGGGACGGATTCGATCTCTGTTCGACCACGCATTGTCAGGTGTACGAGCCGGCGCGTCTCACCACGTCGCGCTGGGCGTCGATCGCCCGCAGTGCGGCGCAGCGGACCGAAGGCGAAGTGCTCTGGTTCGCCGACGCGCCGGCGCGGGCGGTCTTTCATGCAGACTGCGGCGGCCACACCAGCGCCGCCGGCGCCGTGTGGGGCGGTGTGGCGCCGGCCTATCTCGCGGCGCGCCAGGACGCCGTGGATCCCGGCGCGCACGCGATGTGGACCTACGAGGCGGGCGCCGACGCGCTGCGCGCCGCGCTCAACGCGGACGTCCGGACGGCGGTCGGCGCCAGGCTCGACCGCATCGAGGTCGCCGGCCGGGACGGCGCCGGACGCGCCGAGCAGATCGTGCTCCGCGGCAGCCGGACGTTCGTCGTCCGCGGCGAGGTCTTTCGGGACATCGTGACCCGCCGGCTCGGCGCGCGCTCGCTGCGCAGCACGCTGTTCTCCGTCAGCAGATCCGGCCGCACGTTCGTGTTCTCGGGCAAGGGATTCGGCCATGGCGTGGGCCTCTGCCAGGCCGGCGCGATCGCGCGTCTGCGCGCGGGCCAGAGTCCCGCCCAGGTCCTCGAGTTCTATTTCCCGGGCACGTCGCTGCATTAG
- a CDS encoding DUF4159 domain-containing protein, which yields MESFPAVQAGRPKPSEFVFARLRYDSGDWDYNPKVAANVLNSLVEYTTIPVFGEEVVIAADSKELLAFPFLFMTGHKLVRFSREERAQLERFVQQGGFLFSDDCNHDINGLYAKSFEQEMRTIFPGAGTLAKLPGTHALYRCFFQFPDGPPTTSHELNGWGDDIVHDYLRAVEHRGRIGVLYSNKDYGCEWDYDWRNKRFQREDNTKFAVNIVVYAMTA from the coding sequence ATGGAATCGTTTCCGGCCGTCCAGGCGGGACGGCCGAAGCCATCGGAGTTCGTCTTCGCGCGCCTCCGCTACGACTCGGGCGACTGGGACTACAACCCCAAGGTTGCGGCGAACGTGCTCAATTCCCTGGTCGAGTACACGACCATCCCGGTGTTCGGCGAGGAAGTGGTGATCGCGGCGGATTCCAAAGAACTGCTGGCCTTTCCGTTCCTGTTCATGACCGGCCACAAGCTCGTTCGCTTCTCGCGCGAGGAGCGCGCGCAGCTCGAGCGGTTCGTGCAGCAGGGGGGCTTCCTCTTCTCCGACGACTGCAACCATGACATCAACGGGCTCTACGCCAAGAGCTTCGAGCAGGAGATGCGCACGATCTTTCCCGGCGCCGGAACGCTGGCCAAGCTGCCCGGCACGCACGCGCTCTATCGCTGCTTCTTCCAGTTTCCCGACGGGCCGCCGACCACCTCCCACGAGCTGAACGGCTGGGGGGACGACATCGTCCACGACTATCTCCGGGCCGTCGAGCATCGCGGTCGGATCGGCGTGCTGTACTCGAACAAGGACTACGGCTGCGAGTGGGACTACGACTGGCGCAACAAGCGCTTCCAGCGAGAGGACAACACGAAGTTCGCGGTGAACATCGTGGTGTACGCGATGACGGCGTAG
- a CDS encoding sigma-70 family RNA polymerase sigma factor has protein sequence MSGTSPALAAAREADAAAASAVKASQAAGELDRARERYAELVARHQRRAARIAYHYLRDSAEADEAVQDAFVKAYQHLASFREELPFDVWFTRILINGCLDRIKARTRRERWLLPMSGRPGTRSGQGAAGDHAPADRDLTDRVAAGGLSPEQALLGRERRRAIAAALSRLPERQRSVFVLSHVEGRTSREVSALTGLNESTVRVHLFRAIRKLRALLAHDTAAGAPGELKGKRRVTS, from the coding sequence ATGTCAGGAACGTCACCGGCCCTCGCCGCCGCGCGTGAAGCGGATGCCGCCGCTGCCTCTGCCGTCAAGGCCTCGCAGGCTGCGGGCGAGCTGGATCGCGCGCGCGAGCGGTACGCGGAGCTGGTCGCGCGGCACCAGCGCCGCGCCGCGCGGATCGCGTATCACTACCTGCGCGATTCCGCCGAGGCGGACGAGGCGGTGCAGGACGCGTTCGTGAAGGCGTACCAGCACCTCGCGTCGTTCCGCGAAGAGCTGCCGTTCGACGTGTGGTTCACGCGCATCCTGATCAACGGGTGTCTGGATCGCATCAAGGCGCGCACCCGCCGGGAACGGTGGCTGCTGCCGATGTCGGGCAGGCCCGGAACGCGATCGGGCCAGGGCGCGGCCGGCGACCACGCGCCGGCCGACCGGGATCTGACCGACCGGGTCGCCGCCGGCGGCCTGTCGCCGGAACAGGCGCTGCTCGGACGCGAGCGCCGGCGGGCGATTGCCGCCGCGCTGTCGAGGCTGCCCGAGCGCCAGCGCTCGGTGTTCGTGCTGAGCCACGTGGAAGGTCGAACGTCGCGGGAAGTGAGCGCGCTGACGGGTCTGAACGAATCGACGGTCCGCGTGCACCTGTTTCGAGCGATTCGTAAGTTGAGGGCGCTGCTGGCGCATGACACCGCCGCCGGCGCCCCGGGGGAGCTGAAAGGAAAACGCCGTGTCACTTCTTGA
- a CDS encoding 4-hydroxy-3-methylbut-2-enyl diphosphate reductase yields the protein MSTTQPLIFRKGLDMKQAVAGELAAAYHSALVDQVRAGGFRHDSGRLTIHLAREFGFCYGVDRAVDYAYQAVARFPGRQVFLTGEIIHNPHVNDRLRANGIRFLSDPGERSVADLGPDDVVILPAFGITVEEMLAFSARGCTLVDTTCGSVLNVWKNVVRYAQDGFTSIIHGKVKHEETRATASQALKYPNGRYLVVLDRDEAAIVCSYIRNGGDREAFLTRFAGAVSPGFDPDRDLVRVGCANQTTMLMSESLEIGEMIGAAMRDRHGEAALPQHFRAFDTICSATQERQDAVEALLDREPLDLMIVVGGYNSSNTCNLARICAARVRTYHISDPGCLLSADRIRHRPVGAPSTAAAAEVVSEGWLAREGRIVAGLTAGASTPNNIVGQVIETLERFAL from the coding sequence GTGAGCACGACCCAGCCGCTGATCTTCCGCAAGGGCCTCGACATGAAGCAGGCCGTTGCGGGCGAGCTCGCGGCCGCCTATCACAGCGCGCTCGTCGATCAGGTGCGCGCCGGCGGCTTCCGCCACGACTCGGGACGCCTGACGATCCACCTCGCCCGCGAGTTCGGCTTCTGCTACGGCGTCGATCGCGCCGTCGACTACGCGTATCAGGCCGTCGCCCGCTTTCCCGGACGGCAGGTCTTCCTCACCGGCGAGATCATCCACAACCCGCACGTCAACGATCGGCTGCGCGCCAACGGCATCCGCTTCCTCAGCGACCCCGGGGAACGATCGGTCGCCGACCTCGGCCCGGATGACGTCGTCATCCTGCCGGCCTTCGGCATCACCGTCGAGGAGATGCTGGCGTTCTCCGCGCGCGGCTGCACCCTCGTCGACACCACCTGCGGCTCGGTGCTGAACGTCTGGAAGAACGTCGTCCGCTACGCGCAGGACGGCTTCACGTCGATCATCCACGGCAAGGTGAAGCACGAGGAGACGCGGGCGACCGCGTCCCAGGCGCTCAAGTATCCCAACGGCCGCTATCTGGTCGTGCTCGACCGCGACGAGGCGGCGATCGTCTGCAGCTACATCCGGAACGGCGGCGATCGCGAGGCGTTCCTCACCCGGTTCGCCGGCGCCGTGTCGCCCGGTTTCGATCCCGATCGCGATCTCGTGCGCGTCGGCTGCGCCAACCAGACCACGATGCTGATGTCGGAATCGCTGGAGATTGGCGAGATGATCGGGGCGGCGATGCGCGATCGCCACGGCGAGGCGGCGCTGCCGCAGCACTTCCGCGCCTTCGACACGATCTGCAGCGCGACGCAGGAGCGGCAGGATGCCGTCGAAGCGCTGCTCGACCGCGAGCCGCTGGACCTGATGATCGTGGTCGGCGGGTACAACAGCAGCAACACCTGCAACCTGGCGCGCATCTGCGCGGCGCGGGTGCGCACGTATCACATCTCGGATCCGGGCTGTCTGCTGTCTGCCGATCGCATCCGCCATCGTCCGGTGGGCGCCCCGTCCACGGCGGCGGCGGCGGAAGTCGTCAGCGAGGGCTGGCTCGCCCGCGAGGGGCGCATCGTGGCGGGACTGACCGCGGGCGCATCGACGCCCAACAACATCGTCGGGCAAGTGATCGAGACGCTCGAGCGGTTTGCTCTCTAG